The Verrucomicrobiota bacterium genomic sequence GGGTGGTGAGTCTGGTGCTGGCGGCCATCGCGTTGGGGGTCGCCGTTCGCACGCACGATGAATTCTCCAAGATTTTCGCCGTGCTGGTCGGCGCCGTCTGCGGGCTGGGGTTCGCGATCCTCTGGGGGCCCAGCTTTTGCGGCTGGGTGGCGAAGCAATTCACGGGGCTTTACGACGGAGGCGATCTGGAGGTTGAACCGGCGCCGATGTACTCCATCGCGGAAGCCCGGCGCAAACAAGGGCGGTACGCGGAGGCGCTGGCGGAAGTCCGATTGCAGATTGAAAAATTTCCCGACGACTTTCCCGGCTGGATGTTGCTCGCCGAAATCCAGGCGGAGAATCTCCATGATCTGACCGGCGCCGCGCAAACCATTGAGGACGTTGTTGGACAGGAAGGCCGGCTCCCGAAAAACATCGCCTACGCCTTGAGCCGGCTGGCGGACTGGCAGCTCAAGCTCAGGCAGGACCGCGCCGCCGCCCGCGCCGCTCTGGAGCGCATCGTGCAACTCTTTCCGGACACCGAGCAAGCCCAACTGGCCCTGCAACGGATCGCTCATCTCACGCCCGAGCAAATGATGATCGAACGGCACGAGCCGCGGCGGGTTCAACTGACCCATCATGAAGAAAACCTCGGCCTGCGCGGCGAAACCTCCGCGCCAGGCGGTCCCGCCAGTGACGAGCCGTCGCTCCGGGCCGCGGCGCTTGTGAAACACCTGGAGCAGCATCCGCAGGATTACGAGGCCAGAGAAGAACTGGCGTCGATTTACGCCGACCGTTTTCAGCGTTTGGATTTGGCCGCCGACCAATTGG encodes the following:
- a CDS encoding tetratricopeptide repeat protein; protein product: MKSAAALIWNLVPLAVASAAVLWVLYRWLKKSDEPLALVGRWVVSLVLAAIALGVAVRTHDEFSKIFAVLVGAVCGLGFAILWGPSFCGWVAKQFTGLYDGGDLEVEPAPMYSIAEARRKQGRYAEALAEVRLQIEKFPDDFPGWMLLAEIQAENLHDLTGAAQTIEDVVGQEGRLPKNIAYALSRLADWQLKLRQDRAAARAALERIVQLFPDTEQAQLALQRIAHLTPEQMMIERHEPRRVQLTHHEENLGLRGETSAPGGPASDEPSLRAAALVKHLEQHPQDYEAREELASIYADRFQRLDLAADQLEQLIAVPYQPAKQVAHWLNSLADLQIKLTGDATVAKATLQRIVERFPKTAAAESALKRIAHLNLEVRSKQKGQAVKLGTYEQNLGLKGKPSSAADPGQSASQSR